The following are encoded in a window of Citrobacter freundii genomic DNA:
- the deoC gene encoding deoxyribose-phosphate aldolase: protein MIDFNDPRQIAKAIQYTNVNPDLTREGVIQHLETCMQYQFDAAMIAPCWVALAKEILKGSGVRVATTVNFPMANDTTAMKVAVVRELAKQGADEFDFPPNPGYLLGGQDDLYFDELKTVTHVAHDLGMKVKAMLEFGFITEEALKIKATRYAFEAGIDWVKQSSGWGKGGCEATVEDVQLLKAHIQLPCRVKVSGKVNTLEKMKTMFEAGAELVGTSSGPELVKGLTGDINAY, encoded by the coding sequence ATGATTGATTTTAACGACCCGCGTCAGATCGCAAAGGCGATTCAGTACACCAACGTCAACCCGGATTTGACGCGTGAAGGGGTGATTCAACATCTGGAAACCTGCATGCAGTACCAGTTTGATGCCGCCATGATTGCACCTTGCTGGGTGGCCCTTGCAAAAGAGATACTGAAAGGAAGCGGCGTGCGCGTGGCAACGACCGTTAATTTCCCGATGGCTAACGATACGACGGCAATGAAAGTGGCGGTGGTGCGCGAACTGGCGAAGCAGGGCGCGGATGAGTTCGACTTCCCGCCGAACCCTGGCTATTTGCTGGGCGGCCAGGACGATCTCTATTTTGATGAGTTGAAGACCGTGACCCATGTGGCCCATGACCTCGGTATGAAAGTGAAAGCCATGCTGGAGTTTGGATTTATTACCGAAGAGGCATTGAAAATCAAAGCAACACGCTATGCTTTCGAAGCTGGTATTGACTGGGTGAAGCAGTCCAGCGGTTGGGGTAAGGGGGGGTGTGAAGCGACGGTAGAAGATGTCCAGCTTCTCAAAGCCCATATTCAGTTACCGTGTCGGGTAAAAGTATCCGGTAAGGTCAATACCCTGGAAAAAATGAAAACGATGTTCGAAGCCGGGGCGGAACTGGTCGGCACCAGTTCCGGACCTGAACTGGTAAAAGGTCTGACAGGGGATATTAACGCTTATTAA
- a CDS encoding ribokinase, producing MSIFILGSYAKALVMTAERIPLAGETLIGTDFRQTWGGKGSDMAVQAARLGAHVAYAGVVGDDTFGHEFVALMREEGVNIEALTLTPELPTGAGLIIKDNQARNVIVVDMGANKLFTPARVDEAQVQMAQSKVVLAQLEIPLETALYGLTLAKQLGKITILNPAPACDLRGVNLRHIDYLTPNETEARVALGLAPDDGRSNREIADLLLETGCSHVVMTLGDAGSAVFTRTDTLKIPSCKVDVVDSNGAGDSFNAGLAVALSEGQLIDKAAYFANATAALCCCDWETVPSYKTRKDVEDFLGC from the coding sequence ATGAGTATTTTTATCCTTGGTAGCTATGCCAAAGCGCTGGTCATGACGGCTGAACGTATTCCGCTGGCGGGCGAGACATTAATCGGCACCGACTTCCGCCAGACCTGGGGTGGAAAGGGGTCGGATATGGCCGTACAGGCGGCCCGACTCGGAGCCCACGTGGCCTATGCAGGTGTGGTCGGCGACGATACGTTTGGCCATGAATTCGTCGCGTTAATGCGTGAAGAAGGCGTCAATATTGAGGCGCTGACCTTAACGCCCGAGCTGCCCACCGGCGCTGGATTGATCATTAAAGATAATCAGGCCCGTAACGTGATCGTCGTGGATATGGGGGCCAATAAGCTTTTCACTCCGGCGCGGGTGGACGAAGCGCAAGTGCAAATGGCGCAGAGTAAAGTTGTGCTGGCACAACTGGAAATCCCGCTAGAAACCGCACTCTATGGCCTGACACTCGCCAAACAGCTTGGAAAGATTACCATTTTGAATCCGGCGCCCGCCTGTGACCTGCGCGGCGTGAATCTTCGCCATATCGATTACCTGACGCCGAATGAAACCGAAGCGCGCGTTGCGCTAGGACTGGCTCCGGACGATGGGCGCAGTAACCGTGAAATTGCCGATCTGTTGTTGGAAACCGGCTGCAGCCATGTGGTGATGACGCTGGGGGATGCCGGTAGCGCGGTGTTTACCCGTACCGACACCCTGAAAATCCCGTCCTGCAAGGTCGACGTGGTGGACAGTAACGGCGCGGGTGACAGCTTTAACGCCGGGTTGGCAGTCGCTTTAAGCGAAGGCCAACTTATTGATAAAGCCGCATATTTCGCCAATGCCACCGCCGCACTGTGCTGCTGTGACTGGGAAACGGTCCCTTCCTACAAAACACGCAAAGACGTTGAAGATTTTCTCGGTTGTTAA